The sequence CACATTTTGGCCCATGGATTGAATTAGATGCTACACACTTCTAAATCAGACACTAGTTATGAATCAGTGTAGTGCAGATATAAAAAGATCgtcatttttcttcttgttgattttattatatttactaacattttcatttatatCATTTCTATGAAAAtgtaagataaaataaaaactagtGCAGTAGTGTTGATGAGTAGCATTGCGTTGATCAAAATATGAGATATTGTGGCTATTGATCAATAGTCAAATGGGTATTTCATTTCCAATGAGAAATCAGGTCGACGTTCTTTTATTACGAAACTTGAATGAGTATTCCCATCATCGatggagaaaataaagaaaacgaaatatttcttatttgtgcGAAAAAAGAATTCCAGGTTTTGAGGGAAATTTGATGATTAGATCATCATATGTTACTGAATCAGACAACAGTCAAATAGTGGAAGCTAAGAACGAaaataaaaccctaaaacaCTGTTCATGGGAAACACAGATCTAAAATGTAGTATAAAGTAAATGGGGCAGGCAAAGAAACAATTGGAAAATTAGAAAGGAGAGAGAGGGCAGACCGGAATGTACTTGAATTTACGGCGAGGAGGCTCGTCAGGAAGGAGGGGGGGATCGTCGTTCTTGTGATTGCTGTTGCTGTTGTTATTGGATTGAGATTGAGATTGAGATTGAGAAGAAGGGGTCCATTTGTAAAGGAGGAGATGAGAACCGTTATTACCGTTAGAGGAAGAATTGTTGTGGTTGTGGTTGTGGCTGTGGTTGTGGTTAGATGATGGAGAAACGTGGACCCATCTCTTCTTCCACTTCCTCACAGGTCCACTGAACACCGTCGCCGGTCCATAACGGGTGGAAGACCGCCCCAGTCTCGCCCCCACTCCCTCCATTTCTTGCTTGCTTGACTCTAAACTGGATATGTAAAATCCGtctagttttattatttccttttctgcCTGCAGTATGCACACATAAGAGTGAGAAATGAGAGGAGAAAGGGGAGGGGAGACATGGTGGTATAGTTATATAAAACGGTATACAATACAGTATTAGCAAATGGCCCCTACCCTACGGTTGTTTGTTTGCCTGACACTAATAATCAAATCACAAACCAACTATGATTGCttgctttaattttaatttaaccaTTAGCAAATGGCAATTGCAAACCTATTTGAATACTTCTAAATGAATGCTTCAATTTCTTTGGAActgtattatatataatatcccCTTTCATTATCTAAAGTTGTTTACATTGCCagtattattagtattaatttgGTACCctgtgctttttttttttgagagatagataaattaaatcacttttttctaaaaataacattatttcTTATAGAAATGTTTGATGATACAATTTacaaaaatctatatatattattaatttttgaaatttaaatttttttaatatgtgtttaatttttgacacataaaatttttattttgacacattTGACGTATGGGATTAAAgactatataattttatagttttttctattatcttattgattaataaataacatttctaattaaatactgactctaattataaagatagaatattaattatattttaatattatattaactaataaataattttctaataagataataatactaattttatcttaaaaaataatagcacattaattgtattataatattatattaactaataaatagtattCTAATTAGATGACgatattaattctatattaagaagcaacatattaattatattttaatatcacattaacgaataaattatttttgtaattaaataataattataatatagaaaataatatttttaattatatttttaataataaattaattttttaattttaaaaaatagtaatattaatatgttaattttctcttataaattaattaataaataatgtctatattattgtattaataaaaaattaaaattttaaaatattaaaaatatttataaataaataatttattattattttttaaaatttatattaatataaatattaaatattttattaaattatattttattaatttaattttataatcaacgTGATAATATTGGTAACGAACTACCGAATTTGTTATTATTGCAGATACAATTGTGGTAAGCTGATAGCATTACACtagagaatagaagaagagaCTTTTAGAAAAAGCCCATTGAGTCATAAGgtttaatttgttttcctttttttctaaagcccaaagaaaaagaaaaagatgtgCGGCTGAAATGTATTCTACAAAAGTAAAGGGAAGGGTGCTGATGATACTATAAAAAGGGAGGAAGGAAGTAGGGCTTTATTATGAACAATGGCAGTCGTCTGGCTGCGGCGGCGGCCTTGGCCATCGTCTTCAACCTGTCTCCATTTTGTAAAAAGTTTTATATGCATTTGGTTTTGATTTACTTagatatataagaaaagagtGGCTACATGTACCAAGGGAAGGCATGGAGAATAAAAGAGTAGCCTTCATCTTGAATTGCCAAAGCGGCTGTAGCTATATCAATTTCAGAAGCTAACTGGCCGGTTGTTGTTTTTGAGATCCATCGACATATCTGCTTACCGAgcttcttatatttatatattttcttaaaaaacaaaaaacagaGTAGGGAGAGAAGATGGAAATGGCATAGGATTTAGCCTTTTCTTAGAGACCCTTCTCTTCACATTAAACTCGTCACTTTCCAGGCATTCTGCTTTCGTCTTCC comes from Ricinus communis isolate WT05 ecotype wild-type chromosome 5, ASM1957865v1, whole genome shotgun sequence and encodes:
- the LOC8277949 gene encoding uncharacterized protein DDB_G0285917, translating into MEGVGARLGRSSTRYGPATVFSGPVRKWKKRWVHVSPSSNHNHSHNHNHNNSSSNGNNGSHLLLYKWTPSSQSQSQSQSNNNSNSNHKNDDPPLLPDEPPRRKFKYIPVYLLEKQKNEVAEKAEDEAKQSDAEVAAEPISKDDGFDEKPDINDIPMEETQSQGDNQVVRQDLNESTLDLSLGLMSHDDDSDLKPDQPRDGQLERVNSK